CCGCCCCGCCACAGCCCCTCGGCCCGCCCCGCCCCGCCACAGCCCGCTCGGCCCGTCCGTCAGGGGCCCCTTGAGGGAATCTAAGTCCGGCAATGGGCCCTTCACGGACGCGCCTGAGGCCGCTAGCGTTTTGCCGCCACCAGGAACCGCGTGCGTTCCGCCACCACCAGGAACCGCGAGCGCCCCGCCACCGCCTCAGCCGCCCGGGTCCGAGCTGGGCCGCCGCCTTCGGCCGCCGGCCGCCGCATTCGTCCGCCGGTCGCCGCCTTCGTCCGCCGGCCGCCGCCTTCGGCCGCCTACCGGCGGAAATGCCGCGACATCGCTCCGTCGTAAACGTCCTCCTGGTACTTCGTGAAACCCAGCTTCTCCACGACCCGCAGCGACGGCTCGTTCGTCACCGTCACGCTGATCAGCACCGGAATCTCCGGGATCTCCCGTTCCGCCCACTCCACCGCCGCCCGGGCGGCCTCCAGCGCGTAGCCCTTTCCCCACGCCGACGGGCGGAACCGGTACCCCAGGTTCAGCACCTTCTCTCCCCGGAAATCCCGCTTCCGTACTCCGGTCATCCCGATCACGTCCGACCCGTCCGCGGCCGCCGGCTTGCCGCGTTCCCGCACTGCCAGATAGCCGTAGCCGAGCTCGGCCCAATGCGCGAGCCAGCTGTCGAAGGTCAGCCGCGTGGTGGCGGCGTCCGGCGGCCGCGGGTTGAACCGGTTCGTCTCCGGATCGGTCTGGATCTCCAGCACCGCCTGCCGGTCCGCCTCCACGAACGGCCGCAGCACCAGCCGTTCCGTCACGATCTCTGTCACTCGTCCGACCATAGCTGCGGGGTACGACAAGAACCGGCGAGAATGCCGTCATGAGCGAGACCGACCTGCCGACCGAACCGCCGTCCGCCGAAGTCCCGTTGGTGCTCTTGCACGCTTTCCCGCTCGACGCGCGCATGTGGGACCCGGTCCGTGCGCCGCTCGCCGAGCGGCTCCGCGTCATCACGCCGGACCAGCGCGGCCTCGGCCGCAGCCCGCTGCCGGAGACCGACGCCGAGCCGAGCCTCGCGCACGCCGCCCGGGACGTCGTCGCGCTGCTCGACAAGCTCGGGCTCGACCAGGTGGTTATCGGCGGCTGCTCGATGGGCGGTTATCTCGCGATGGCCGTCCTCCGCGAGGCTCCCGAACGCGTCGCCGGGCTCATTCTCATCGACACCAAGGCGACTTCGGACACGCCAGAAGCCGCGGAGATGCGTGAAGTCGTCGCGAAGCGCGCCGAGGAAGAAGGCGTGGCCGGCTGGCTCGCTGACGCGAACCTGCCGAAGCTGCTCGCTGACACCGCGTCTCCGGACGTCGTCACGCGCGTACGTGAACTGATCGACGCACAGCCGCCGTCGGGGGTCGCCTGGGCTTCGCGCGCGATTCGTACTCGGCCCGACTCGGTGGAGCTGCTGCGCGAAACGGAGATTCCGGCGCTGGTAATCGTCGGCGAGCGCGACATCCTTACGCCGCTCGAGGACGCGAACACCATGGTGGAAGCGCTGCCCAACGCGACTCTCGTCGTGGTTCCCGAGGCCGGTCACCTGTCGTCGTTGGAAGCGCCCGCAAGCGTTGTCGAGGCGATCCTCGGCTGGTACCCGGTCAGCTGAAGTACTCCGCTGCGGTGACGCGCGCCTCGTCCAGCCGGTCTGGGAACCGCTGTGCGATCAGGAAGCGCCACGCCACCGCGAAAACCGACCGAAGCTGCGTACACGTCGCGAGGACGGCTTCGTCCGCTTCGCCCGGGTACGCGGCGAGGAATTCCGGCCCGCCTTGGCGCGCGAGGATCGCCAGGTCCCATTCGAGCGGTCCGCGCCACGCGTCTTCGAAGTCGAGCCAGCACGGGCCGTCGGCGGTCTGGATCAGGTTGCCGGGGTGCGCGTCGCCGTGCAGGGGCTGGCCGGGGCCGGTCGGCAGGAGTGCTTCGAGCCGGTCGCATTCCGCGCCGATCCGCTCGCCGAAGCCGTCCAGCGCGGCGGTGTTGAGGGCGATCAGGCCGCGCAGTTCCGAAACTGGCCCGCGATCGGGCAGTTCGCCCGGATAGTCGCGCAGCGCGCGGTGCACCTCGGCCAGCGATCCGGCGACCTCGGCCGGGGAGTGCCGATGGCCAGGATCGTGATCGGTCCAATGCCAGAGCGTGACCGGCAGGCCATCCGCGAAATGGGGGCCGGCCGGGGGATCCGTCGTCGGTGAGACGACGCGCACACCACGCTGGGTGAGATGTGCCGACAGTGCGACGTCCCTCTCCAGCCACGGCGTCGCGTCCGGCCGCAGCAGCTGGGTCGTGCCGGGGATCCGCGCGACGACCGGACCCATCCTCACCAGCACGTTCGAGCGCTCGTGGAGCACCCGCGCGGCCTCGGTGCGGAGGCCGAACCGGCGGCCGACCGAGAGCGCCGCGGAGACCGCCGCATCGCGGTGCGGGTCTGCCATGCGGTGATCTAACCAGCCGGTGCGAGCGACCGTCGGCACCGAGGGCTACGATCCCCCTAGCCGCCCGGATCAGGCCCGCCTGAAGCCCGAGCGACTGAACAATTTGACCACCACCAGGCTGCAGTGTTGGAGGCAGGAGTGACGGCCGTAGCCCCGAAGCCGATCGCAACGCGCCCGTATCCCGCGCGCGAGACGGCAAAGGGTTCGTACCTGCTGCGGTTGTTCCGCACGACGGACCACAAGCAGATCGGGATCATGTATCTCGTCGCGTCGTTCGCCTTCTTCATGGTCGGCGGCGCGATGGCCATGCTCATGCGGACGGAGCTCGCCCAGCCGGGCCAGCAGTTCCTGTCCCAGGAGCAGTACAACCAGCTGTTCACCATGCACGGCACGGTGATGCTGCTGCTGTACGCGACGCCCAGCCTGTTCGGGTTCGCGAACTTCATCCTGCCGCTGCAGATCGGTTCGCCGGATGTCGCGTTCCCGCGCCTGAACGCGTTCTCGTTCTGGCTGTTCCTCTTCGGCAGTCTGATCGTGCTGTCCGGCTTCCTCACCCCGGGTGGCGCCGCCGACTTCGGCTGGTTCGCCTACACGCCGCTGTCCGACGCGATCCACTCGCCAGGCGTAGGCGCCGACCTGTGGATCGCCGGTCTAGCGGTATCCGGTCTGGGCACGATCCTCGGTGGCGTCAACATGATCACCACCGTGGTGTGCCTGCGCGCGCCCGGCATGACCATGTACCGGATGCCGATCTTCACCTGGAACATCCTGATCACGAGCATCCTGATCCTGCTCGCGTTCCCGATCCTCACCGCGGCCCTGTTCGGCCTGATGGCGGACCGGCACCTCGGCGCCCACGTGTTCGACCCCGCCAACGGCGGCGTGATCCTGTGGCAGCACCTGTTCTGGTTCTTCGGCCATCCCGAGGTGTACATCGTCGCGCTGCCGTTCTTCGGCATCGTGTCGGAGATCTTCCCGGTGTTCAGCCGCAAGCCGGTGTTCGGCTACAAGGGCCTGGTCTTCGCGACGCTGTCGATCGCGGCGCTGTCGGTGGCGGTGTGGGCGCACCACATGTACGCGACCGGCGCGGTCCTGCTGCCGTTCTTCTCCTTCATGACGTTCCTCATCGCGGTCCCGACCGGCGTGAAGTTCTTCAACTGGATCGGCACGATGTGGAAGGGCCAGCTGTCCTTCGAGACGCCGATGATCTTCTCGATGGGCTTCATCGTCACGTTCCTCTTCGGCGGTCTGACCGGCATCATGCTGGCCGCGCCCGCGATCGACTTCCACGTGTCGGACAGCTACTTCGTGGTGGCGCACTTCCACTACGTGCTCTACGGCACGATCGTGTTCGCGACCTTCGCTGGCATCTACTTCTGGTTCCCGAAGATCACCGGCCGGATGATGGACGAGAAGCTCGGCAAGTGGCACTTCTGGACCACGTTCATCGGCTTCCACACCACGTTCCTGGTGCAGCACTGGCTGGGCGCGGAAGGCATGCCGCGGCGTTACGCGGACTACCTGGCCAGCGACGGGTTCACCACGTTGAACACGATCTCCACGATCGGCGCGTACATCCTCGGGGCGTCCACGCTGCCGTTCATCTGGAACGTGTTCAAGAGCTACCGCTACGGCGAGATCGTCACGGTCGACGACCCGTGGGGCTACGGCAACTCGCTCGAGTGGGCCACGTCCTGCCCGCCGCCGCGGCACAACTTCACCGAGCTGCCCCGGATCCGTTCCGAGCGGCCGGCGTTCGAGCTGCACTACCCGCACATGATGGAGCGGATCCACGCGGAAGGCGAGATCGGGTTCTTCGGCAAGGCCAAGCACCTGGCGGCGCCGTCGCAGAAACTGGTCGAGGCCACGATGCCGGGCGACCACGGCAAGGACAACGCCAGCGAGCAGTAGGCGATTGAGTCTGAAGGGCGCGTGCCCGGCCACTTGGCCGGGCACGCGCCTTTTTCGCGTAGTGAGCGGTTGAGGTCCATGAAGGACTCCAGGTCCGGCAAGCGGCCCTTCACGGCCTGGTGAGCGCGGATGCGGCAGGCTGGTTACCTGGTGAGGCCGTACCCCCGTTCGTGGTGCGACGGTGTGAAGCAGGGCACGAGGGCGTTCTGCCTGCCGCCTGGGGAGGCCAGACTGGGTGTGCCGACTCGCCGTGACCGAATGTCGGCGCCGAGACGAACGAGGGATAGCGAACCAGTGACCCAGACTCCCGTCCTCATCACCACGACCGGTCCGGACAGGCCCGGCGTCTCGTCCGTCCTGTTCGCCGTGCTCACCCGGCACGACGTGGACGTGCTCGACATCGAGCAGGTGGTGATCCGCGGGCAGCTTGTGCTCGGCGTGCTCGCCGGCGTCTACCGCGACCCGGAAGGGCTCCAGGAGTCCGTCGAGCAGGCCATGGCGACGGTCGGCATGCAGGTCGAGGTCCGGATCGGCGAAGCGATCGGAGCGGACCCGTTCGCGCTCGGGCGCCGGGACTCCTCGCATGTGCTGGTGCTGCTCGGACGGCCGGTGACGGCGCGGGCGTTTTCCGAGGTCGCGCGGCGGCTGGCGGGGGTCGAGGCGAACATCGACTCGATTCGCAGCGTCGCCGACTACCCGGTGACCGGGCTGGAGCTGTACGTCTCGGTGCGGGAAGACACCGAAGAGGCCGACGCCGAACTCCGGTCCACGCTGGCGGATGCCGCGTCGGAGGCGAACATCGATGTCGCGGTGGAGCGGGCCGGCATCACGCGCAGGGCGAAGCGGCTGGTGGTCTTCGACGTCGATTCCACGCTCATCCAAGGCGAGGTCATCGAGATGCTCGGTGCGTACGCGGGGGTCGAGGAGAAGATCCGCGAGGTCACCGAGGCCGCGATGCGCGGCGAGCTGAACTTCACCGAATCTCTCGAGCAGCGGGTTTCGCTGCTCGCCGGGCTGCCGGAGTCGGTGCTGGACGAGGTCGCAAAGGCGGTCGAGCTCACCGCGGGCGCTCGGACGACGGTGCGCACGTTGAAGCGGATGGGCTTCCGCTGCGGCGTGGTGTCCGGCGGGTTCACCCAGGTCATCAGCCATCTGGTCGAGGACCTGGGGCTGGACTTCGCGGCCGCCAACGAGCTGGAGATCGTCGACGGGAAACTCACCGGCCGGGTCGTCGGAGAGGTCGTGGACCGGGCTGGAAAGGCGACGGCGCTGCGGCGGTTCGCCGGACAGTACGGGGTCCCGCTGGAAGCGTGCGTCGCGGTCGGCGACGGCGCCAACGACATCGACATGCTCGGTGCGGCGGGCATGGGCGTCGCGTTCAATGCCAAGCCGGCGCTCCGGGAGGTCGCCGACACGGCGCTGTCGCACCCGTACCTGGACGCGGTGCTGTTCGTCCTCGGCGTCACGCGCGCCGAGGTCGAGGCGGCCGACGCGGCGGACGGGCTTGAGCTGGTCCGCCCGTGAACCCAGTGCTCGAACCGCTGCGCAGCCGGTACGCGACCTGGCTCGGCCTGCCCGCGGAGGACACCGCGGACACTTCGGACGAGAACCCGGACGAGGTCCGCGCGATGCCGATCATTCTGCGGATCGAGCGGGCTGAACCACCGGGGCGCACCGCGCTGCTCGAAGCGGCAGCCGCGGCGGCCTTGGCGGTGTGCTTGGACGAGCGTGCGGCTCCTGGCGGCGAATGGGCCGAGCCGGTGCACGCGTGGCTCGACAACCGGATTCGCAAGGTCGCGCGGCGGGCGCGCGGGACGCACTGGCAAGCCGTGCTCGACCAGCCGGGAATCACCGTGGAGGTCGACGGGGCAGAGGCGCGCGCTCTGGTGCCCGGGCTGGTCAAGGAAGCTCCGAAGGAGGTCTCGCGGCTGCAGATCTCCGGGAGCGAGCTGCCTGCCGACACGCCCGGTCCGGCCCCGGCGGACGTGCCGTTGCTGATGCTCAACCCGGAAGTGCCGATGACCGTCGGGAAAGCGTCCGCCCAGGTCGGGCACGCGACGATGATCCTCGCCGCGCTGCTGTCCGACGCGGAGCTGGCGGCCTGGGCGGCGCGGGACTACCGGGTCGCGGTGCGGACGCCCAGCCCCGGGCGGTGGAAGGAACTGTGCCCGGTCGACGACCCGGAAGCCGGCTGGCGCGAGAACCGGGTGGTCGCGGTCCGGGACGCCGGATTCACCGAGGTCGACCCCGGCACGATCACCGTGCTGGCGCAG
This sequence is a window from Amycolatopsis benzoatilytica AK 16/65. Protein-coding genes within it:
- a CDS encoding GNAT family N-acetyltransferase, translating into MVGRVTEIVTERLVLRPFVEADRQAVLEIQTDPETNRFNPRPPDAATTRLTFDSWLAHWAELGYGYLAVRERGKPAAADGSDVIGMTGVRKRDFRGEKVLNLGYRFRPSAWGKGYALEAARAAVEWAEREIPEIPVLISVTVTNEPSLRVVEKLGFTKYQEDVYDGAMSRHFRR
- a CDS encoding alpha/beta fold hydrolase; protein product: MSETDLPTEPPSAEVPLVLLHAFPLDARMWDPVRAPLAERLRVITPDQRGLGRSPLPETDAEPSLAHAARDVVALLDKLGLDQVVIGGCSMGGYLAMAVLREAPERVAGLILIDTKATSDTPEAAEMREVVAKRAEEEGVAGWLADANLPKLLADTASPDVVTRVRELIDAQPPSGVAWASRAIRTRPDSVELLRETEIPALVIVGERDILTPLEDANTMVEALPNATLVVVPEAGHLSSLEAPASVVEAILGWYPVS
- a CDS encoding aminoglycoside phosphotransferase family protein, translated to MADPHRDAAVSAALSVGRRFGLRTEAARVLHERSNVLVRMGPVVARIPGTTQLLRPDATPWLERDVALSAHLTQRGVRVVSPTTDPPAGPHFADGLPVTLWHWTDHDPGHRHSPAEVAGSLAEVHRALRDYPGELPDRGPVSELRGLIALNTAALDGFGERIGAECDRLEALLPTGPGQPLHGDAHPGNLIQTADGPCWLDFEDAWRGPLEWDLAILARQGGPEFLAAYPGEADEAVLATCTQLRSVFAVAWRFLIAQRFPDRLDEARVTAAEYFS
- the ctaD gene encoding cytochrome c oxidase subunit I, which translates into the protein MTAVAPKPIATRPYPARETAKGSYLLRLFRTTDHKQIGIMYLVASFAFFMVGGAMAMLMRTELAQPGQQFLSQEQYNQLFTMHGTVMLLLYATPSLFGFANFILPLQIGSPDVAFPRLNAFSFWLFLFGSLIVLSGFLTPGGAADFGWFAYTPLSDAIHSPGVGADLWIAGLAVSGLGTILGGVNMITTVVCLRAPGMTMYRMPIFTWNILITSILILLAFPILTAALFGLMADRHLGAHVFDPANGGVILWQHLFWFFGHPEVYIVALPFFGIVSEIFPVFSRKPVFGYKGLVFATLSIAALSVAVWAHHMYATGAVLLPFFSFMTFLIAVPTGVKFFNWIGTMWKGQLSFETPMIFSMGFIVTFLFGGLTGIMLAAPAIDFHVSDSYFVVAHFHYVLYGTIVFATFAGIYFWFPKITGRMMDEKLGKWHFWTTFIGFHTTFLVQHWLGAEGMPRRYADYLASDGFTTLNTISTIGAYILGASTLPFIWNVFKSYRYGEIVTVDDPWGYGNSLEWATSCPPPRHNFTELPRIRSERPAFELHYPHMMERIHAEGEIGFFGKAKHLAAPSQKLVEATMPGDHGKDNASEQ
- the serB gene encoding phosphoserine phosphatase SerB, whose amino-acid sequence is MTQTPVLITTTGPDRPGVSSVLFAVLTRHDVDVLDIEQVVIRGQLVLGVLAGVYRDPEGLQESVEQAMATVGMQVEVRIGEAIGADPFALGRRDSSHVLVLLGRPVTARAFSEVARRLAGVEANIDSIRSVADYPVTGLELYVSVREDTEEADAELRSTLADAASEANIDVAVERAGITRRAKRLVVFDVDSTLIQGEVIEMLGAYAGVEEKIREVTEAAMRGELNFTESLEQRVSLLAGLPESVLDEVAKAVELTAGARTTVRTLKRMGFRCGVVSGGFTQVISHLVEDLGLDFAAANELEIVDGKLTGRVVGEVVDRAGKATALRRFAGQYGVPLEACVAVGDGANDIDMLGAAGMGVAFNAKPALREVADTALSHPYLDAVLFVLGVTRAEVEAADAADGLELVRP
- a CDS encoding peptidyl-tRNA hydrolase, which produces MNPVLEPLRSRYATWLGLPAEDTADTSDENPDEVRAMPIILRIERAEPPGRTALLEAAAAAALAVCLDERAAPGGEWAEPVHAWLDNRIRKVARRARGTHWQAVLDQPGITVEVDGAEARALVPGLVKEAPKEVSRLQISGSELPADTPGPAPADVPLLMLNPEVPMTVGKASAQVGHATMILAALLSDAELAAWAARDYRVAVRTPSPGRWKELCPVDDPEAGWRENRVVAVRDAGFTEVDPGTITVLAQHP